A genome region from Miscanthus floridulus cultivar M001 unplaced genomic scaffold, ASM1932011v1 os_2576_1_2, whole genome shotgun sequence includes the following:
- the LOC136535155 gene encoding 3-hydroxyindolin-2-one monooxygenase-like encodes MADLMLNRHVMARLQTEIRTTTPLLLASAGKNQDMVVMEEDLSKMPYLKAVVKETLRLHPPGPLLIPRLSTTDCDINGCWIPAGTRIFVNAWALGRDPASWDRAEEFMPERFLEQEGSGSEAAAAAPDMKGTDFAFLPFGAGRRNCPGINFGIATIEIMLPNLM; translated from the coding sequence ATGGCTGACCTCATGCTGAACAGACACGTTATGGCCAGACTCCAAACAGAGATAAGGACGACGACGCCACTGCTGCTTGCATCCGCAGGAAAAAATCAAGACATGGTGGTGATGGAGGAGGACCTCAGCAAAATGCCATACCTAAAGGCAGTTGTCAAGGAGACGCTGCGGCTGCACCCACCAGGGCCACTCCTTATCCCACGCCTCTCGACCACAGACTGCGACATCAATGGCTGCTGGATCCCTGCGGGAACACGCATCTTCGTCAACGCTTGGGCTCTCGGGAGAGACCCGGCGTCATGGGATAGGGCTGAGGAATTCATGCCCGAGAGGTTTCTCGAGCAGGAAGGTTCTGGTTCTGAAGCAGCAGCAGCTGCCCCTGATATGAAGGGCACAGATTTCGCGTTTCTGCCGTTTGGAGCTGGACGAAGGAATTGCCCAGGGATAAATTTTGGGATTGCCACTATTGAGATTATGCTACCAAATCTGATGTAG